In the genome of Ureibacillus sp. FSL W7-1570, the window TGAAACTCTTGCTTTATTGCAGCTGAAAAACGAAACGGAAGAAAATCAAACCGTGCGCCTCTCTTTTTCCGATGGAGATGGCAAGGAACTTTTGGAAAAAACGATTACGTTGCAACCAAAAGAAGAATGGATCAACACTTTTGAATCATTGCCTGAAAGTGATGTGCTCAATGCAGCAATTCAAGTCAACGATGATTATGAAGCGGACAATTCGATCATGACCATCGTTGGAAGCGATCCGTATGAAATTGCGATAGGGCAAGATATGCATAAATTGGTGCAAGTGGGATTCCAATCGTTGGGCGTAGATGTGAAATCTGTTCCGGAACAACAATTGAAGTCGTTGAAGGGAACCATTGTCGTGACGAATCAAACAGAACTTCTCGAACGGGTTGAACCGATCATATTGATTGGACGTGATGACGAGATAGAAAGCGAAGTAAGTGGAAAAGTGGAAGTTTCCCAAGATGAACTGTTTGCCTTCAGCTCATTGGAAGATGTATATGTAGGCGCCGTTTATCCTCCTTTTGAAAACTTTGAAACGATTGCCAAGGTGGATGGCCATCCGCTGATCCAACGGTCGCCGAAAGGGGATATCGTGATTTTGACGGATATCCAATCAACCGATTGGCCTCTACATCCTTCGTTCCCTTTATTTTTATGGAGTGTCCAAAATGAGCTGACGGAAGGGAAAGGTTCATTAGGCATATTCACACCAAATGAACAACGGGCCGTATCGTTGGTTCCGGGCGATTGGTCCATTTACACCGCGGATGGAAAATACGTGTCTTCCTTTGAACGGTCGCAGGAGTTTCGGGCGCCGGCAAAGCCTGGATATTATGTTGCACGTTCTGAGCATGAAGAAAAACCGTTTATTGTTCAATTGCCGAAGACGGAACGGACGATTCAGGAAGGGGACAGTTTTGAGTTGGGTAATGTCAAAGGCGGACAGGAGGAAGTAAGGAATGAATCCCTGGCGCGATGGATTGTGCCCGTCATTTTATTATTGCTCATCATAGAGTGGGAGGTGCAAAGAAGACGTGGATTTGCGAATTGATTATCCAATATTCCTGCTTTTGCTCATACCACTCTTGGCATATTTTATTTGGACGTGGCGGCATCACCGTGCGGTTTTGAAGAAAGAACATAAAATCGTTTTCGTTATCCGCATCATTGCTGTGACCATGCTTGTTTTCGCCGTTGCCTCCCCCTATTTACTTTTGCCGGTAAAAGAGGAGCAAGTATTGTTCCTGATTGACCGTTCCGCTTCGATGGCCGGCACGGAAGAAGAAGTGCTGGATTTCATTGAAGAAAGTTTGGAATCGAAGAAAGACAACCACTTGGTGGGAATCTATTCCTTCGCATCAAATTTTCAAACGGAAGCAATCCTTTC includes:
- a CDS encoding BatA and WFA domain-containing protein, with amino-acid sequence MGFSQTFFLWAIIFPIIVLLYYFFRKKYKKQEVSSTLFWEQVMQETKVSPYLKHLQRNALFYFQMLALLLFVLALMNPYVKTKEISGEQVIWIVDTSATMLAGKEKTIFEKHRDEMRSLVKSVGERPLTIITTGSEPKAVLRQETNARQIEKAIDELAVTYEEEQLTKAIDMANAFVGNTPTTIYLFTDAVSRTELPIESEQVKWVVKGADAKFENVSVTRLAATNVNGETLALLQLKNETEENQTVRLSFSDGDGKELLEKTITLQPKEEWINTFESLPESDVLNAAIQVNDDYEADNSIMTIVGSDPYEIAIGQDMHKLVQVGFQSLGVDVKSVPEQQLKSLKGTIVVTNQTELLERVEPIILIGRDDEIESEVSGKVEVSQDELFAFSSLEDVYVGAVYPPFENFETIAKVDGHPLIQRSPKGDIVILTDIQSTDWPLHPSFPLFLWSVQNELTEGKGSLGIFTPNEQRAVSLVPGDWSIYTADGKYVSSFERSQEFRAPAKPGYYVARSEHEEKPFIVQLPKTERTIQEGDSFELGNVKGGQEEVRNESLARWIVPVILLLLIIEWEVQRRRGFAN